Proteins encoded in a region of the Dreissena polymorpha isolate Duluth1 chromosome 6, UMN_Dpol_1.0, whole genome shotgun sequence genome:
- the LOC127835989 gene encoding uncharacterized protein LOC127835989, translating to IGIHFSTSMHISGSGNRNCDTRIFSHECIYVKKMDSNTTENTTDGNEISSVDNASAVIELVLVPVIAVFGLVGNAFSCAIFSTKPLIKSYSSLLLSMRSVSDSGFLITLLVIWMTATRWSRTCGHPVKQVTTMLFAITLIFLILNLPSHIVRLRVSTRLIPINTSS from the exons ATTGGAATACACTTCTCAACGAGCATGCATATAAG TGGTTCAGGAAATCGAAACTGCGATACGCGGATCTTTAGTCACGAATGTATTTATGTCA AGAAAATGGATTCAAACACGACAGAAAACACAACAGACGGCAATGAGATATCTTCAGTGGATAACGCTTCTGCTGTAATTGAACTAGTCCTTGTGCCTGTCATTGCTGTGTTCGGCCTAGTCGGCAACGCGTTTTCATGTGCAATATTTTCAACGAAACCGCTGATAAAAAGTTATTCGAGTTTGTTATTGTCAATGAGGAGCGTTTCGGACAGTGGGTTTCTCATAACGCTTTTGGTTATCTGGAT GACGGCCACTAGATGGTCAAGGACGTGCGGGCATCCAGTAAAACAGGTTACAACAATGctttttgcaataactttaatTTTCCTTATTTTAAATCTACCTTCACATATCGTGCGTCTtcg TGTGTCCACCCGCTTGATTCCAATAAACACAAGTTCATGA